TTCGGGCTGGACGGCGTTCCGCCCGAACTGGTCGATAGGGGCATCGACGCCGGGCGACTCCCCAACTTCGAGCGAATGCGCGCCGAGGGCACCGACGGCACGACGCGCTCGACGGTGCCGCCCCTCTCGATGATTGCGTGGAGTTCGTTCGCCACCGGGCGCAACCCCGGCAACCACGGCGTCTACAACTTCATGCTCAAATCCGAGGGCGAGTACGGCACCGACTTCGTGAACGCCGACACCCTCCGCGAGCAGTCGGTGCCGGTCTGGGAGTACTTGGACGCCGAGGGCCACCGGTCTGGCGTGATGAACGTCATGCCGGGCTATCCGCCCTCCCGGACCTCGGGGTTCCACATCTCGGACAACATCACGACGCCCTCGTCTGGGTCCTACGCCTTCCCCGACGAACTCCAGCAGGACATCGAACAGCGCGTCGGCGAGTACGACGTGGACCCCTACGAGGGCTACGACGACGGGACCGACGAACAGAACTTGCAGGGTCTCCTCGACAACTTCTTCGAAATCGAGGAGAACCGCATCGAGGTGGCGAAGCTCCTCGTGAAGGAGTACCCTTGCGACTTTTACTCGCTGGTCTTCTCGGGTCCGGACAACGTGCTTCACGTCCTCGGGCACGTACTGGACGAGACCCACCCCAAGCACGACCCCGAGGTCGCCGCCAGATTCGACGACAAGCCCCTCGAACTGCTCGAACGCTACGACGACTTCTTGGGGTGGGTGATGGAGCGAATGGACGACGACGATACGATGATGGTCCTCTCGGACCACGGCCACGGCCCGGTCTACCAGACCATCAACCTCAACTCGTGGCTCTACAACGCGGGCTACCTCGAACTCCAGTCGCGGCCGTGGACCCGCCTCAAGCAGTTCGGCTACAATCACGTCTACGACGCCGTGGAGACGGTGATGAGCGAACTCAACCTGTTCTCGAAGCTCAAGATGGGCGTGGCCCGGACCAGCGGCGGGGGTTCGGGGCCGGACCTCGCGGAACTGCTGACCATCTCCCGGAAGGACATCGACTGGTCGAAGACCGCGGCGTTCACCGTCGCCAGCGGCGGCCAAATCTACATCAACACCGACGACCACGACGAGGGCGCGGTGCCCGACCACAAGTACGACGAGGTCCGCGAGCGCCTCCGCGAGAAACTGCTGGCCATCGAACACCCCGACCGAGGAGACCGGGTTATCGACTCGGTTCTCTACGGCGAGGACGTGTACGGCGACGAGTACGAGGGTACTCGCCCGGACCTCGTCTGCATGCCCGCGCCGGGCTACCAGATTCAGTACCCCCAGACGATGAAGACCAAGCGCGTGTTCGCCGACCCGCCGAAAACCGGGTCGCACACCTCGATGAACGAGATGCACGGCATCTTCTACGCGTGGGGCGGTCCGGTCGAGAGCGAGACTGGCGTGACGGTGGACCTGACCGACTTCGCGCCGACCGCCTGCTCCCTGCTGGACGTGCCCGTTCCCGAGGAGATGGACGGCGAAATTCGGGATGACGTGGTGGATGTCGGAGCGGAGCGAGCGCGATACGACGGGAAGGTCGAGACGAAGCGGGCGGTCCGGGAGGTTGTTGGAGAGTTAGGCGAGGAGTGAAGTTACCGTTGTTCGTTTGCTTTGCTTATTTCTGTTAGGCGTAACTGCGTGTATTTCTTCTCTTCTTGAGGTTTACTCTCATTTGATTTCTTTTCATAATGTTGTTCCCTAAGCATCTCTAAAACTGCAAAGGAGATAGTGAGAAGAACAAGACAAGTAATAGCTAAGGCCGAAACCGCCAAAATTCCTCTATCTTGAGTAATTGCTGTAGCGACTAATCCTGCTGCTGCCCCTCCGAGAATTGACTTACCTGAATCAATGACGAATTTGTACACATCAATTTGCTCCAAATCCTATCGATAAAATTTTATCGCTAAGATGCCTCTATATTCACCTCAACCTTCTCCCCACTCCTCGCCGCCTCGTAAGCCGCCTCCGTCAGTGCAGTCACTCCGAGAGCGTCCCGAGCAGTCGCGGGCGGTTCCTCGCCGGTCTCGATGCAGTCGATGAACGCCTCGGCCTTGTTCTTCTGCTTGCTCCGGTCGATGTAGGGGAGGACCGTCGTGCTG
This genomic window from Halorussus lipolyticus contains:
- a CDS encoding alkaline phosphatase family protein, coding for MSDGSVYVFGLDGVPPELVDRGIDAGRLPNFERMRAEGTDGTTRSTVPPLSMIAWSSFATGRNPGNHGVYNFMLKSEGEYGTDFVNADTLREQSVPVWEYLDAEGHRSGVMNVMPGYPPSRTSGFHISDNITTPSSGSYAFPDELQQDIEQRVGEYDVDPYEGYDDGTDEQNLQGLLDNFFEIEENRIEVAKLLVKEYPCDFYSLVFSGPDNVLHVLGHVLDETHPKHDPEVAARFDDKPLELLERYDDFLGWVMERMDDDDTMMVLSDHGHGPVYQTINLNSWLYNAGYLELQSRPWTRLKQFGYNHVYDAVETVMSELNLFSKLKMGVARTSGGGSGPDLAELLTISRKDIDWSKTAAFTVASGGQIYINTDDHDEGAVPDHKYDEVRERLREKLLAIEHPDRGDRVIDSVLYGEDVYGDEYEGTRPDLVCMPAPGYQIQYPQTMKTKRVFADPPKTGSHTSMNEMHGIFYAWGGPVESETGVTVDLTDFAPTACSLLDVPVPEEMDGEIRDDVVDVGAERARYDGKVETKRAVREVVGELGEE